A window of Euwallacea fornicatus isolate EFF26 chromosome 13, ASM4011564v1, whole genome shotgun sequence contains these coding sequences:
- the LOC136342924 gene encoding uncharacterized protein yields the protein MATTNRVFIVIAFVLSGIAALFNTVSLSTEKWITARASDVSDLTDTNYINYGLFFGNYKMTYPSAGTYEISITCNFKYNICAMLCGLDNNARAILLDDLYNNKSSNNTDNYCPGVYKYTFAFNLFQYQPPYLRGNSNTIAKDKFINAGVWLSTLIFLSLAMLTGLVATVLALYNTVSNPTQYYLSVKSLFIYNAAALFFTVLYMALWGTNYILHIFHNVAIYDTLVGNLTSDKTAFLGYSYWFGLISLAFYVGSIGILYYREYLNERDPRNKIVSLEADSADPNLYLY from the exons ATGGCTACAACAAACAGAGTTTTCATAGTGATTGCTTTCGTGCTCTCAGGAATAGCAGCGCTTTTCAACACTGTTTCTTTATCTACAGAAAAATGGATCACTGCCAGAGCTAGCGATGTTAGTGATCTAACGGAtacaaattatataaattatggactattttttggaaattacaAAATGACGTATCCCTCAGCGGGTACATATGAAATATCTA tTACCTGCAATTTCAAGTACAACATTTGTGCCATGCTATGTGGGCTAGATAATAATGCCAGAGCTATTCTTCTAGACGATTTATATAATAACAAAAGCAGCAATAACACGGACAATTATTGTCCAGGGGTTTATAAATATACTTTCGCCTTCAACTTGTTCCAGTATCAACCACCATACCTGCGAGGGAATAGTAATACCA TTGCAAAGGATAAATTCATTAACGCGGGAGTTTGGTTGTCTACTCTGATTTTCCTGAGTTTGGCGATGTTAACCGGTTTAGTAGCGACCGTTCTGGCCCTGTACAATACAGTTTCTAATCCTACTCAATACTATTTAAg TGTTAAAAGTCTCTTTATTTACAATGCCGCCGCCCTTTTTTTCACGGTCCTTTATATGGCCTTATGGGGCACGAACTACATTCTTCATATTTTCCATAACGTAGCAATATACGATACATTAGTGGGGAACCTTACCTCAGACAAGACTGCTTTTCTTGGGTACTCATATTg GTTCGGACTTATATCTTTGGCTTTCTACGTCGGGAGTATTGGAATCCTTTACTACAGGGAATATTTGAACGAAAGAGATCCGAGGAACAAAATAGTCAGCCTCGAAGCAGATTCCGCTGACCCTAATTTGTATCTGTACTGA